The following proteins are encoded in a genomic region of Streptomyces gobiensis:
- the ileS gene encoding isoleucine--tRNA ligase produces MSPTPQYRQVPAQVDLPALEHDVLDFWRESKIFARSLEQSEGRPEWVFYEGPPTGNGMPGAHHIEARVFKDVFPRFRTMRGYHVSRKAGWDCHGLPVELAVEKELGFNGKKDIEAYGIAEFNAKCRESVTRYTDAFAELTQRMGYWVDLDDAYRTMDPQYIESVWWSLKEIFNKGLLAQDHRVAPWCPRCGTGLSDHELAQGYETVVDPSVYVRFPVTSGPLAGDASLLVWTTTPWTLVSNTAVATHPEVTYVVATDGTEKLVVAEPLLARALGEGWTATGQTFTGAEMERWTYQRPFDLVELDGAHFIVNAEYVTTEDGTGLVHQAPAFGEDDLKVCRAYGLPVVNPVLPDGTFKPELALVGGQFFKKADEALVADLEARGKLFRHLAYEHSYPHCWRCHTALLYYAQPSWYIRTTQIKDALLRENENTNWFPESVKHGRFGDWLSNNVDWALSRNRYWGTPLPIWRCAENHLTCVGSLAELSELTGTDQSGLDPHRPFIDEVTFGCPAEGCSLTAERVPEVIDAWYDSGSMPFAQWGYPYHNKDVFEKRYPAQFISEAIDQTRGWFYTLMAVGTLVFDKSSYENVVCLGHILAEDGRKMSKHLGNILEPIPLMEQHGADAVRWFMAAGGSPWAARRVGHGTIQEVVRKTLLTYWNTVAFQALYARTSGWAPRASDPAPDERPLLDRWLLSELHALIDQVTTAMDTFDTQRAGKLMSTFVDDLSNWYVRRSRRRFWQGDAAALRTLHEVIETVTRLMAPLVPFITERVWQDLVVPVTPDAAESVHLTNWPVADLEAIDPQLSADMLLVRRLVELGRATRAESGVKTRQPLSRALVAAQGFELLSDDLREQIAEELNVTRLASLAEVGGSLVDTSAKANFRALGRRFGKGTQPVAKAIAAADAAELSAALRAGTAAVEIEGERVALSPEEVIITETPREGWSVASDTGATVALDLEITPELRRAGLARDAIRLIQEARKNSGLDVADRIALRWRSDDPEVAMALTEHSALIANEVLAAELSSDEPDGSFGEAFEDEALSLTFHLRKA; encoded by the coding sequence ATGAGTCCGACTCCGCAGTACCGCCAGGTACCCGCCCAGGTCGACCTGCCCGCGCTGGAGCACGACGTGCTCGACTTCTGGCGCGAGAGCAAAATCTTCGCCCGCAGCCTTGAGCAGTCCGAGGGACGCCCCGAGTGGGTGTTCTATGAGGGTCCGCCAACAGGCAACGGTATGCCCGGCGCGCACCACATCGAGGCCCGCGTCTTCAAGGACGTCTTCCCGCGCTTCCGCACCATGCGGGGCTACCACGTGAGCCGTAAGGCGGGCTGGGACTGCCACGGGCTGCCGGTCGAGCTGGCGGTCGAGAAGGAGCTCGGCTTCAACGGCAAGAAGGACATCGAGGCTTACGGCATCGCGGAGTTCAACGCGAAGTGCCGGGAGTCGGTGACCCGCTACACCGACGCCTTCGCCGAACTCACCCAGCGGATGGGTTACTGGGTCGATCTCGATGACGCTTACCGGACGATGGATCCGCAGTACATCGAATCCGTCTGGTGGTCGCTGAAGGAGATCTTCAACAAGGGTCTGCTCGCTCAGGACCACCGGGTCGCACCCTGGTGCCCGCGCTGTGGCACCGGGCTGTCCGACCATGAGCTGGCGCAGGGCTACGAGACCGTGGTGGACCCCTCGGTCTATGTCCGCTTCCCGGTCACCTCCGGCCCGCTCGCGGGCGACGCGTCGCTGCTGGTCTGGACGACGACCCCTTGGACGCTGGTCTCCAACACCGCCGTCGCCACGCACCCCGAGGTCACCTATGTGGTGGCGACGGACGGCACCGAGAAGCTGGTCGTCGCCGAGCCGCTGCTGGCCAGGGCGCTGGGCGAGGGCTGGACCGCCACGGGACAGACCTTCACCGGCGCCGAGATGGAGCGCTGGACCTACCAGCGGCCCTTCGACCTGGTCGAGCTGGACGGCGCCCACTTCATCGTCAACGCGGAGTACGTCACCACCGAGGACGGCACCGGCCTGGTCCACCAGGCCCCCGCCTTCGGTGAGGACGACCTCAAGGTCTGCCGCGCCTACGGTCTGCCCGTGGTGAACCCGGTGCTGCCGGACGGCACCTTCAAGCCGGAGCTGGCACTGGTCGGCGGGCAGTTCTTCAAGAAGGCCGATGAGGCGCTCGTCGCCGATCTGGAGGCGCGCGGCAAGCTGTTCCGCCACCTCGCGTACGAGCACAGCTACCCGCACTGCTGGCGCTGCCACACCGCGCTTCTCTACTACGCACAGCCGTCCTGGTACATCCGCACCACGCAGATCAAGGACGCGCTGCTGCGGGAGAACGAGAACACCAACTGGTTCCCGGAGTCGGTCAAGCACGGCCGCTTCGGTGACTGGCTCAGCAACAACGTCGACTGGGCGCTGTCCCGCAATCGCTACTGGGGCACCCCGCTGCCCATCTGGCGCTGCGCCGAGAACCACCTCACCTGCGTCGGCTCGCTCGCCGAACTGTCCGAGCTGACCGGCACCGACCAGAGCGGCCTCGACCCGCACCGGCCGTTCATCGACGAGGTCACCTTCGGCTGCCCCGCCGAGGGCTGCTCGCTCACCGCCGAGCGGGTGCCGGAGGTCATCGACGCCTGGTACGACTCGGGTTCGATGCCCTTCGCACAGTGGGGCTACCCGTACCACAACAAGGACGTCTTCGAGAAGCGCTACCCGGCGCAGTTCATCTCGGAGGCCATCGACCAGACGCGTGGCTGGTTCTACACGCTGATGGCCGTCGGCACCCTCGTCTTCGACAAGTCGAGCTACGAGAACGTGGTCTGTCTCGGGCACATCCTGGCCGAGGACGGCCGGAAGATGTCCAAGCATCTGGGCAACATCCTGGAACCGATCCCGCTCATGGAACAGCACGGCGCGGACGCGGTGCGCTGGTTCATGGCGGCGGGCGGCTCACCCTGGGCGGCCCGCCGGGTCGGGCACGGCACCATCCAGGAAGTGGTCCGTAAGACGCTGCTGACCTACTGGAACACGGTCGCCTTCCAGGCCCTGTACGCCCGTACGTCCGGCTGGGCCCCCCGTGCGAGCGACCCGGCGCCGGACGAGCGGCCGCTGCTGGACCGCTGGCTGCTCAGCGAGCTGCATGCGCTGATCGATCAGGTCACCACGGCCATGGACACCTTTGACACCCAGCGCGCCGGAAAGCTGATGTCGACCTTCGTCGACGATCTGTCGAACTGGTACGTACGCCGCTCGCGGCGCCGCTTCTGGCAGGGCGACGCGGCCGCGCTGCGCACGCTGCACGAGGTGATCGAGACAGTCACCCGGCTGATGGCGCCGCTGGTGCCGTTCATCACCGAGCGGGTGTGGCAGGACCTGGTCGTGCCGGTCACTCCGGACGCGGCGGAGTCGGTGCATCTGACCAACTGGCCGGTGGCCGATCTGGAGGCGATTGATCCGCAATTGTCGGCGGACATGCTGCTGGTGCGGCGGCTGGTGGAGCTCGGCCGGGCTACGCGCGCCGAGTCCGGCGTCAAGACCCGGCAGCCGCTGTCCCGGGCGCTGGTCGCGGCGCAGGGCTTTGAGCTGCTGAGCGATGATCTGCGGGAGCAGATCGCCGAGGAGCTGAACGTCACCAGGCTCGCCTCCCTCGCGGAGGTCGGCGGCTCGCTGGTCGACACCTCGGCGAAGGCCAACTTCCGGGCGCTGGGCCGCCGGTTCGGCAAGGGCACCCAGCCGGTGGCGAAGGCCATCGCGGCGGCGGACGCCGCCGAGCTGTCGGCGGCGCTGCGCGCCGGGACGGCCGCGGTGGAGATCGAAGGTGAGCGGGTAGCGCTTTCCCCGGAGGAGGTCATCATCACCGAGACCCCGCGTGAGGGCTGGTCGGTGGCCTCCGACACGGGAGCGACGGTCGCCCTCGACCTGGAGATCACCCCGGAGCTGCGGCGGGCGGGGCTGGCGCGGGATGCGATCCGGCTCATCCAGGAGGCTCGTAAGAACTCCGGTCTGGATGTCGCCGACCGGATCGCGCTGCGGTGGCGGTCGGATGATCCGGAGGTCGCGATGGCGCTCACGGAGCATTCGGCGCTGATCGCGAATGAGGTGCTGGCGGCGGAGCTCTCGTCCGACGAGCCGGATGGCTCTTTCGGCGAGGCCTTCGAGGACGAGGCCCTCTCCCTCACCTTCCACCTACGCAAGGCGTAA
- a CDS encoding DivIVA domain-containing protein, whose translation MPLTPEDVRNKQFTTVRLREGYDEDEVDAFLDEVEAELTRLLRENEDLRAKLAAATRAAAQNQQQGMRKQEQPQDRPQGAPVPAAISGPQPVPPGQQQMGGPPQLPGGAPQLPAGPGGPQGGPHGPGPMGHGGPMGGPGPQMQQPGGGQNNDSAARVLSLAQQTADQAIAEARSEANKIVGEARSRAEGLERDARAKADALERDAQEKHRVAMGSLESARATLERKVEDLRGFEREYRTRLKSYLESQLRQLENQSDDSLAPPRTPATASLPPSPSMASAGAPGGGGTMGGHQSMGGNQSMGGGPNSHGGHSQGGGQQTYGGQQQMSPAMTQPMAPVRPQGPQPMQQAAPSPMRGFLIDEDDN comes from the coding sequence ATGCCGCTGACCCCCGAGGACGTGCGGAACAAGCAGTTCACGACCGTCCGCCTCCGAGAAGGCTATGACGAGGACGAGGTCGATGCCTTCCTAGACGAGGTCGAAGCCGAACTGACTCGTCTGCTCCGGGAGAACGAAGACCTGCGCGCCAAGCTGGCGGCGGCCACCCGTGCCGCCGCGCAGAACCAGCAGCAGGGCATGCGCAAGCAGGAGCAGCCCCAGGACCGTCCTCAGGGGGCGCCCGTCCCCGCCGCCATATCCGGACCGCAGCCGGTCCCGCCGGGGCAGCAGCAGATGGGCGGTCCGCCCCAGCTGCCCGGTGGTGCACCGCAGCTGCCCGCCGGTCCCGGCGGCCCGCAGGGCGGTCCGCACGGTCCCGGCCCGATGGGCCACGGTGGCCCGATGGGCGGTCCCGGCCCGCAGATGCAGCAGCCGGGTGGCGGCCAGAACAACGACAGCGCCGCACGTGTGCTGTCGCTCGCCCAGCAGACCGCCGACCAGGCGATCGCTGAGGCCCGTTCCGAGGCCAACAAGATCGTCGGTGAGGCGCGCAGCCGCGCCGAGGGTCTGGAGCGGGACGCCCGTGCCAAGGCGGACGCGCTGGAGCGGGACGCGCAGGAAAAGCACCGTGTCGCGATGGGCTCCCTGGAGTCCGCCCGCGCCACGCTGGAGCGCAAGGTCGAGGACCTGCGCGGCTTTGAGCGCGAGTACCGTACGCGGCTGAAGTCGTACCTGGAGAGCCAGCTGCGCCAGCTGGAGAACCAGTCCGACGACTCCCTCGCCCCGCCGCGGACCCCGGCGACCGCCTCACTGCCGCCGTCCCCCTCGATGGCGTCGGCCGGTGCCCCCGGCGGTGGTGGCACCATGGGCGGCCACCAGTCCATGGGCGGCAACCAGTCGATGGGCGGCGGTCCGAACAGCCACGGTGGCCACAGTCAGGGTGGCGGTCAGCAGACGTACGGCGGTCAGCAGCAGATGTCCCCGGCCATGACCCAGCCCATGGCTCCGGTCCGGCCGCAGGGTCCGCAGCCGATGCAGCAGGCGGCGCCGTCGCCTATGCGTGGCTTCCTCATCGACGAGGACGACAACTGA
- a CDS encoding YggT family protein, whose protein sequence is MDIAQQVILIALQVFLGVLIFRLVMDYVFMFARSWQPGKAMVVVLEATYTVTDPPLKLLRRFIPPLRFGGVALDLSFFVLMIIVYILISIVARL, encoded by the coding sequence ATGGACATCGCACAACAGGTGATCCTCATTGCGCTGCAAGTTTTCCTGGGCGTGCTGATCTTCCGGCTGGTGATGGACTACGTCTTCATGTTCGCCCGCTCATGGCAGCCCGGCAAGGCGATGGTGGTCGTTCTGGAGGCCACCTACACTGTCACTGATCCGCCACTCAAGCTCCTGCGGCGGTTTATCCCGCCGCTGCGCTTCGGGGGTGTGGCGCTCGACCTGTCCTTCTTCGTATTGATGATCATCGTTTACATCCTGATTAGCATCGTGGCCAGGTTGTGA
- a CDS encoding cell division protein SepF yields the protein MAGAMRKMAVYLGLVEDDGYDGRGYDPDDEFEPEPEPERDRRRHQTHQPSHEVQGEEPVRVVHPPAQREREQSPALVGESGRVGRIAPVSSITPDRPSLEKSAPVIMPKVVSEREPYRITTLHPRTYNEARTIGEHFREGTPVIMNLTEMDDTDAKRLVDFAAGLVFGLHGSIERVTQKVFLLSPANVDVTAEDKARIAEGGFFNQS from the coding sequence ATGGCCGGCGCGATGCGCAAGATGGCGGTCTACCTCGGCCTCGTGGAGGACGATGGGTATGACGGCAGGGGATACGACCCCGATGACGAATTCGAGCCCGAGCCGGAGCCCGAGCGGGATCGCCGGCGGCATCAGACACATCAGCCCTCGCACGAGGTGCAAGGCGAGGAGCCGGTCCGGGTGGTTCATCCACCGGCTCAGCGAGAGCGTGAGCAATCGCCCGCACTCGTTGGCGAAAGCGGGCGAGTCGGCAGAATTGCTCCAGTGTCATCCATCACACCTGACCGTCCGAGCCTGGAGAAGAGTGCGCCGGTGATCATGCCCAAGGTCGTGTCTGAGCGGGAGCCCTACCGGATCACCACACTCCACCCCCGGACCTACAACGAAGCCCGTACCATCGGGGAACACTTCCGTGAGGGCACTCCGGTGATCATGAATCTGACGGAGATGGACGATACCGACGCAAAGCGACTTGTCGACTTTGCCGCCGGTCTGGTCTTCGGGCTGCATGGAAGTATTGAGCGGGTGACGCAGAAGGTGTTTCTGCTGTCTCCTGCTAACGTCGATGTCACGGCGGAGGACAAGGCCCGCATCGCAGAGGGCGGGTTCTTCAACCAGAGCTGA
- a CDS encoding YggS family pyridoxal phosphate-dependent enzyme — protein MTERKAELAANLAQVEERIARACSAAGRKREEVTLIVVTKTYPAQDVRLLAELGVRHVAENRDQDAAPKAAACADAPLTWHFVGQLQTNKVRSVAGYSDFVHSVDRIRLVTALSAAAERHGRELGCLLQIALDRESGGTGGRGGVAPDGVGELAEAVLAAPGLRLSGVMTVAPLSGPYAGRPKAAFERLMEISTGLRAMDPAANMVSAGMSSDLEEAVAAGATHVRVGTAVLGVRPRLG, from the coding sequence GTGACCGAGCGCAAGGCGGAACTCGCCGCCAATCTCGCCCAAGTGGAGGAGCGCATTGCCCGCGCATGTAGCGCCGCGGGGCGTAAGCGCGAAGAAGTGACTCTGATCGTGGTCACCAAGACCTACCCCGCACAGGATGTCCGGCTGCTCGCCGAGCTCGGTGTGCGGCATGTCGCGGAGAACCGCGACCAGGATGCCGCGCCCAAGGCGGCAGCCTGTGCGGATGCCCCGCTCACCTGGCACTTCGTTGGCCAGCTGCAGACCAACAAGGTCCGCTCGGTGGCGGGCTACTCCGACTTTGTGCACTCGGTCGACCGGATCCGGCTGGTGACCGCGCTGTCGGCCGCGGCGGAACGCCATGGCCGCGAGCTGGGCTGTCTGCTTCAGATCGCGCTCGACCGGGAGTCGGGCGGCACTGGCGGCCGGGGCGGGGTAGCCCCGGACGGCGTCGGGGAGTTGGCCGAAGCCGTCCTCGCCGCACCGGGGCTCCGGCTGTCCGGTGTGATGACGGTCGCACCGTTGTCCGGTCCGTACGCCGGGCGGCCGAAGGCGGCCTTCGAGCGTTTGATGGAAATCTCAACCGGCCTGCGGGCAATGGATCCTGCTGCGAACATGGTCTCGGCAGGGATGAGTTCGGATCTTGAGGAAGCGGTGGCGGCAGGTGCGACACATGTGCGCGTCGGCACTGCGGTACTCGGAGTCCGTCCTAGGCTCGGGTAA
- the pgeF gene encoding peptidoglycan editing factor PgeF, with protein MSGAHFAFTDRWGGVSAAPYEELNLGGAVGDDPRAVRTNRELAAKALGLHPGRVIWMNQVHGRDVAVADGPWEAGDTPPVDGVVTARRGLALAVLTADCTPVLLADPVVGVAGAAHAGRPGLLAGVVPAAVRAMTALGADPARIIARSGPSICGRCYEVPESMRAEVAAAEPAAYATTSWGTPAVDVAAGVRTQLERLGVTNLGQSTVCTLESADHFSYRREKSTGRLASYVWLEES; from the coding sequence ATGAGCGGCGCGCACTTCGCCTTCACCGACCGGTGGGGCGGGGTGAGCGCCGCTCCGTATGAGGAGCTCAACCTCGGCGGCGCCGTGGGCGACGACCCCAGGGCCGTACGGACCAACCGCGAACTGGCCGCGAAGGCGCTCGGTCTGCACCCCGGACGGGTGATCTGGATGAACCAGGTGCATGGCCGGGATGTGGCCGTGGCCGACGGGCCGTGGGAGGCCGGGGACACTCCGCCGGTCGACGGTGTGGTGACCGCGCGCCGGGGGCTCGCGCTCGCCGTGCTCACCGCCGACTGCACACCGGTGCTTCTCGCCGATCCGGTCGTCGGGGTAGCGGGCGCCGCGCACGCCGGACGCCCGGGGCTCCTGGCCGGGGTGGTCCCGGCGGCCGTCCGGGCCATGACCGCGCTGGGCGCCGACCCGGCACGGATCATCGCGCGGAGCGGCCCCTCCATCTGCGGGCGCTGTTACGAGGTTCCGGAATCGATGCGCGCCGAAGTGGCCGCCGCGGAACCGGCGGCGTACGCCACCACAAGCTGGGGCACCCCGGCGGTTGATGTCGCGGCCGGGGTGCGCACGCAGCTCGAGCGGCTGGGCGTCACCAACCTCGGACAGTCCACGGTGTGCACGCTGGAGTCGGCCGATCATTTCTCGTACCGCCGGGAGAAGAGCACCGGGCGGCTGGCGAGCTATGTGTGGCTGGAGGAGTCGTGA
- the ftsZ gene encoding cell division protein FtsZ, which translates to MAAPQNYLAVIKVVGIGGGGVNAINRMIEVGLKGVEFIAINTDAQALLMSDADVKLDVGRELTRGLGAGANPDVGRKAAEDHREEIEEVLKGADMVFVTAGEGGGTGTGGAPVVANIARSLGALTIGVVTRPFTFEGRRRANQAEDGIAGLRDEVDTLIVIPNDRLLSISDRQVSVLDAFKSADQVLLSGVQGITDLITTPGLINLDFADVKSVMSEAGSALMGIGSARGDDRAVAAAEMAISSPLLEASIDGARGVLLSISGGSDLGLFEINEAAQLVSEAAHPEANIIFGAVIDDALGDEVRVTVIAAGFDGGQPPSKNRDKVLGSYGSKDETAGTASSRPAAPADTADATRPAFGGLGAVPAREEEPDPVPPVETSPVSEVPSAPMSSPQVPPARPYQDSQAEELDVPDFLK; encoded by the coding sequence GTGGCAGCACCGCAGAACTACCTCGCAGTCATCAAGGTCGTCGGAATCGGCGGCGGTGGCGTGAACGCCATCAACCGGATGATCGAGGTCGGTCTCAAGGGCGTCGAGTTCATCGCGATCAATACCGATGCGCAGGCCCTGCTGATGAGCGACGCCGACGTCAAGCTTGACGTCGGCCGTGAGCTCACCCGCGGCTTGGGCGCCGGCGCCAACCCCGATGTCGGCCGCAAGGCCGCCGAAGACCACCGTGAGGAGATCGAGGAGGTCCTCAAGGGGGCCGACATGGTCTTCGTGACCGCGGGCGAGGGCGGCGGCACCGGCACCGGCGGCGCGCCCGTCGTCGCGAACATCGCTCGCTCGCTCGGCGCCCTGACCATCGGCGTCGTCACCCGCCCGTTCACCTTCGAAGGCCGTCGCCGTGCCAACCAGGCGGAGGACGGCATCGCGGGTCTGCGCGATGAGGTCGACACCCTCATCGTCATCCCCAACGACCGGCTGCTGTCCATCTCGGACCGCCAGGTGAGCGTGCTGGACGCGTTCAAGTCCGCGGACCAGGTGCTGCTGTCCGGCGTACAGGGGATCACCGACCTCATCACCACCCCCGGTCTGATCAACCTCGACTTCGCGGACGTCAAGTCCGTGATGTCCGAGGCGGGCTCGGCACTCATGGGCATCGGCTCGGCGCGTGGCGACGACCGTGCGGTGGCCGCGGCCGAGATGGCGATCTCCTCGCCGTTGCTGGAAGCCTCCATTGACGGTGCCAGAGGCGTGCTGCTCTCCATCTCCGGCGGCTCCGATCTCGGTCTCTTCGAGATCAATGAGGCCGCTCAGCTGGTGAGTGAGGCCGCCCACCCGGAGGCGAACATCATCTTTGGCGCGGTGATCGACGACGCGCTCGGCGACGAGGTCCGGGTCACCGTGATCGCGGCCGGGTTCGACGGCGGCCAGCCACCGTCCAAGAACCGGGACAAGGTGCTCGGTTCGTACGGCAGCAAGGACGAGACCGCCGGTACGGCATCCTCCCGGCCGGCGGCCCCGGCCGACACCGCCGACGCCACCCGACCCGCCTTCGGCGGGCTCGGTGCCGTTCCGGCGCGGGAGGAGGAGCCCGACCCGGTGCCGCCGGTTGAGACGTCCCCGGTCAGCGAGGTCCCCTCGGCACCGATGAGCTCTCCGCAGGTCCCGCCGGCCCGTCCCTACCAGGACAGCCAGGCCGAAGAGCTCGATGTGCCGGACTTCCTGAAGTAG
- a CDS encoding cell division protein FtsQ/DivIB: protein MPGSDFGPPPAQRAGRRLRLPRLRTLLILIIVAMVLGSFAVWALYSSNLLRVERVTVSGTRVLTEEQVRGAAEVPMGVPLASVDTGAVEHRLKTSLRRIASVEAVRDWPNSMGLKVTERTPEALMEKPGDTGKYIEVDVEGVPYATVAKRPKGVPLLVLDVDKSAGSRRFGADRLRLEAVKATVALPEAVRRDTRTVRIGSYDSITMELSGNRTVMWGSSEHGAAKARTLTALMKAEKEAGHFDVSVPSAPAASAS from the coding sequence ATGCCGGGGTCAGATTTCGGCCCGCCGCCCGCCCAGCGGGCCGGGCGGCGGCTGCGGCTGCCCCGGCTCCGTACGCTCCTCATCCTGATCATCGTGGCCATGGTGCTCGGCTCTTTCGCGGTCTGGGCGCTCTACAGCTCCAACTTGCTGCGCGTCGAGCGGGTCACGGTCAGCGGTACCCGGGTGCTGACGGAGGAACAGGTGCGCGGCGCCGCCGAGGTGCCGATGGGCGTTCCGCTCGCCTCTGTGGACACCGGCGCGGTGGAGCACCGGCTGAAGACCTCGCTACGCCGGATCGCCTCGGTTGAGGCGGTACGGGACTGGCCGAACAGCATGGGGCTGAAGGTGACCGAGCGTACGCCTGAAGCGCTGATGGAAAAGCCCGGCGACACCGGAAAGTACATCGAGGTGGATGTCGAAGGCGTGCCCTATGCCACTGTTGCGAAGCGGCCGAAGGGCGTACCCCTGCTCGTTTTGGACGTGGACAAGTCGGCGGGCAGCCGGCGCTTTGGTGCCGACCGGCTCCGGCTGGAGGCCGTGAAGGCGACCGTCGCCCTTCCCGAAGCTGTCCGCCGCGACACCCGCACCGTCCGGATCGGTTCCTATGACTCCATCACCATGGAGCTCTCCGGCAACCGTACGGTGATGTGGGGAAGCAGCGAGCACGGTGCGGCGAAGGCCAGGACACTGACCGCGCTGATGAAAGCCGAGAAGGAAGCCGGCCACTTTGATGTCAGCGTGCCCAGTGCCCCTGCCGCTTCGGCTAGTTGA